In Leptodesmis sichuanensis A121, the following are encoded in one genomic region:
- a CDS encoding CoB--CoM heterodisulfide reductase iron-sulfur subunit B family protein, which translates to MVAKSLKYAYFPGCVAQGACRELYQSTEKLTQALGIELIELKKASCCGSGTFKEDSTLLEDTVNARNIALAEELNLPLLTHCSTCQGVIGHVDERLKQAQQRNPTYVEQVNDLLKQEGCSPYKGTTEVKHLLWALVGDYGLEALQEKVTRKLEGLNCAAFYGCYLLRVQDHLPFDDPYNPQSMESVFRAVGATPVEYQGRTQCCGWPLSSYATEQAFQMAGKHIQAAIAAGADCIVTPCPLCHLNLDARQPEVEKAIGDRLGLPILHLPQLIALALGISSQELGLDRHIVSTHSVLTKLGL; encoded by the coding sequence ATGGTCGCAAAATCTTTGAAATATGCCTATTTCCCTGGTTGTGTGGCTCAAGGAGCCTGTCGGGAACTGTACCAGAGTACCGAGAAGTTAACCCAAGCCCTGGGAATTGAACTGATTGAACTGAAAAAGGCTTCCTGCTGTGGTTCCGGTACGTTTAAAGAGGATTCTACTCTGCTGGAAGATACGGTCAATGCTCGTAATATTGCCTTAGCGGAAGAATTGAACCTTCCCCTGTTGACCCATTGCAGTACCTGTCAGGGGGTGATTGGGCACGTAGACGAACGGCTGAAACAAGCTCAACAGCGGAATCCCACTTATGTGGAGCAGGTGAATGACTTGCTGAAACAGGAAGGATGTTCCCCTTACAAGGGCACCACGGAAGTCAAACACCTGCTTTGGGCTTTGGTGGGGGACTATGGACTGGAGGCTTTACAGGAGAAAGTTACCCGGAAACTGGAAGGGCTGAACTGTGCGGCCTTTTATGGCTGCTATCTGTTGCGGGTTCAAGATCATTTGCCATTCGACGATCCCTATAATCCGCAATCGATGGAAAGTGTCTTCCGTGCAGTTGGTGCCACCCCCGTTGAGTACCAGGGACGTACCCAGTGTTGTGGCTGGCCGCTCTCCAGTTACGCCACAGAGCAGGCATTTCAGATGGCAGGCAAACATATTCAAGCGGCGATCGCGGCAGGTGCAGATTGCATCGTTACTCCCTGCCCCCTGTGTCACCTCAATTTAGATGCCCGTCAGCCAGAGGTGGAAAAAGCCATCGGCGATCGGCTGGGCTTACCGATTCTCCATTTACCTCAGTTGATTGCCTTAGCATTGGGGATCAGTTCTCAAGAACTGGGACTCGATCGTCACATCGTCTCCACCCATTCCGTATTGACTAAATTAGGGTTGTAA
- the tkt gene encoding transketolase, whose amino-acid sequence MAVATQTLEELCINSIRFLAIDAVEKAKSGHPGLPMGAAPMAFVLWDQFMRFNPKNPKWYNRDRFVLSAGHGCMLQYALMYLTGYDSVTLDDIKQFRQWESRTPGHPENFETPGVEVTTGPLGQGIANAVGLAMAEAHMAARFNKPDLTLVDHYTYVILGDGCNMEGVSGEACSLAGHLGLGKLIALYDDNHISIDGSTDIAFTEDVSKRFEAYGWHVLHVPNGNTDLEGIAKAIAEAKAVTDRPSMIKVTTTIGYGSPNKANTAGVHGAALGADEVKLTREQLGWSYEPFVIPEDALNHMRQAVERGASNEAEWQETWAQYKTKYPQEAAEFERLISGKLPDGWDKVLPTYKPEDKELASRKHSENCLNALAPVLPELFGGSADLTHSNLTELKGFGDFQKGQYQNRNIRFGVREHGMGAICNGIALHGSGLIPYGATFLVFTDYMRASIRLSALSRVGVIWVMTHDSIALGEDGPTHQPVETIASLRAIPNLTVLRPADGTETSGAYKVAIEYAKQNRPTLLALSRQNLPNLAGSSIEGVEKGAYAVVDCEGTPDLILIGTGSEVGLCVKAADQLKAEGKKVRVVSMPSWELFSAQDAAYQESVLPKAVKKRLAVEAGISFGWCKFVGDEGTTISVDRFGASAPGGVCMEKFGFTVENVVAKAKALLG is encoded by the coding sequence ATGGCTGTCGCAACTCAAACACTTGAAGAACTGTGCATTAATTCGATTCGCTTTCTGGCAATTGACGCTGTTGAGAAAGCCAAGTCTGGCCACCCAGGGCTACCGATGGGCGCGGCTCCGATGGCCTTTGTGCTGTGGGATCAATTTATGCGGTTTAACCCGAAAAATCCCAAATGGTATAACCGCGATCGCTTTGTGCTCTCTGCAGGTCACGGCTGTATGTTGCAGTACGCCCTGATGTACCTGACTGGCTACGACAGCGTGACGCTGGATGACATTAAACAGTTCCGTCAGTGGGAATCCAGAACGCCAGGACACCCCGAAAACTTTGAAACCCCAGGGGTAGAAGTCACCACTGGCCCCCTCGGACAGGGAATTGCTAATGCCGTTGGGCTGGCAATGGCAGAAGCGCACATGGCTGCCAGGTTTAATAAACCTGATCTGACCCTGGTTGACCACTATACCTATGTCATCCTGGGTGATGGCTGCAACATGGAAGGGGTATCTGGCGAAGCCTGCTCCCTGGCTGGTCACTTAGGGCTGGGTAAACTGATCGCCCTGTACGACGACAACCATATTTCGATCGATGGCTCCACCGACATTGCCTTTACTGAAGATGTTTCGAAGCGGTTTGAAGCCTACGGCTGGCATGTACTGCATGTTCCCAATGGCAACACCGATTTAGAGGGAATTGCCAAAGCGATCGCCGAAGCCAAAGCCGTTACCGATCGGCCTTCGATGATTAAAGTGACAACAACCATTGGTTACGGTTCCCCCAACAAAGCCAATACTGCTGGCGTTCACGGAGCGGCCCTCGGTGCCGATGAAGTGAAGTTGACCCGTGAACAACTGGGCTGGAGCTACGAACCCTTTGTCATTCCCGAAGATGCCCTCAATCATATGCGGCAGGCGGTAGAACGGGGAGCCAGCAACGAAGCCGAATGGCAAGAAACCTGGGCGCAATACAAAACGAAATATCCTCAGGAAGCGGCTGAATTTGAGCGCTTAATCAGTGGCAAACTGCCGGATGGCTGGGATAAGGTGCTACCCACTTACAAGCCTGAAGACAAGGAACTGGCCTCCCGGAAGCATTCGGAAAACTGCCTGAATGCCCTGGCTCCCGTCCTGCCTGAGTTGTTTGGTGGTTCCGCCGACCTGACCCACTCCAACCTCACGGAACTGAAAGGTTTTGGCGACTTCCAAAAGGGCCAATATCAAAACCGCAACATCCGGTTTGGGGTACGGGAACACGGCATGGGAGCTATCTGTAATGGCATTGCTCTGCATGGGTCTGGTCTGATCCCCTACGGTGCCACCTTCCTGGTCTTCACCGATTATATGCGGGCTTCCATCCGCCTCTCAGCCCTGTCTCGCGTGGGCGTGATCTGGGTGATGACCCACGACTCGATCGCCCTCGGTGAAGACGGCCCCACCCACCAACCCGTGGAAACAATCGCCTCTTTACGAGCCATTCCTAACCTGACTGTTCTGCGTCCAGCCGATGGTACGGAAACCTCTGGAGCTTACAAAGTGGCGATCGAGTATGCCAAGCAAAATCGTCCTACGCTGCTGGCTCTCTCCCGGCAAAACCTGCCCAACCTGGCGGGTTCCTCCATTGAAGGGGTGGAAAAAGGCGCCTATGCGGTAGTGGATTGCGAAGGCACTCCTGACCTGATTCTGATCGGTACCGGATCGGAAGTCGGCCTTTGCGTCAAGGCAGCAGACCAACTGAAAGCCGAAGGCAAAAAAGTCCGGGTCGTATCCATGCCTTCCTGGGAACTGTTTTCAGCTCAGGATGCCGCTTATCAGGAATCCGTACTGCCCAAAGCCGTGAAGAAGCGGTTGGCGGTAGAAGCAGGGATTAGCTTCGGTTGGTGCAAGTTCGTCGGCGATGAAGGCACAACCATCAGCGTCGATCGCTTCGGGGCCTCGGCTCCCGGTGGAGTTTGTATGGAGAAATTTGGCTTCACGGTAGAAAACGTGGTTGCCAAAGCCAAAGCCCTGTTAGGCTAA
- the fabF gene encoding beta-ketoacyl-ACP synthase II — MANVDRKRVVVTGLGAITPIGNTLAEYWQGLMSGRNGIGPITLFDASRHDCRFAGEVKGYDPLLYLDRKEAKRMDRFAQFAVSASKQAIADAQLTINDLNAEQIGVLIGTGIGGLKVLEDQQEVYLTKGPDRCSPFMIPMMIANMAAGLTAIHLGAKGPNSCSVTACAAGSNAIGDAFRLIQQGYAQAMICGGTEAAVTPLSLAGFAACKALSTRNDDPTHASRPFDQDRDGFVMGEGVGILVLESLEHALSRGARIYGEIVGYGMTCDAYHMTSPVPGGEGAARAISLALKDANITPEQVSYINAHGTSTPANDSTETAAIKKALGQHAYQVAISSTKSMTGHLLGGSGGIEAVATVMAIANDRVPPTINLQNPDPDCDLDYVPNTSREQTVTVALSNSFGFGGHNVTLVFKKFVE, encoded by the coding sequence ATGGCAAATGTTGATCGTAAGCGCGTTGTCGTCACTGGACTGGGCGCGATTACACCAATTGGAAACACCCTGGCCGAGTATTGGCAGGGGTTGATGAGTGGGCGCAATGGTATTGGCCCGATTACGTTATTTGATGCTTCCCGGCATGACTGTCGGTTTGCTGGGGAGGTCAAAGGTTACGACCCGTTGCTTTACCTGGATCGGAAGGAAGCGAAACGGATGGATCGGTTTGCCCAGTTTGCAGTATCCGCCAGTAAGCAGGCGATCGCAGATGCCCAATTAACGATCAACGACCTGAACGCCGAGCAAATCGGTGTCTTGATTGGGACGGGAATTGGCGGCCTGAAAGTGCTAGAAGACCAGCAGGAAGTGTATCTCACCAAGGGGCCGGATCGCTGTAGCCCGTTCATGATTCCCATGATGATCGCCAATATGGCCGCTGGTCTGACGGCGATTCATTTGGGAGCAAAAGGGCCAAATTCCTGTTCTGTCACGGCCTGTGCTGCCGGATCCAATGCGATCGGGGATGCCTTTCGTCTGATTCAGCAAGGGTATGCCCAGGCCATGATTTGTGGCGGTACGGAAGCAGCCGTGACTCCCCTTTCCCTGGCTGGCTTTGCCGCCTGTAAGGCGCTGTCCACCCGTAACGATGATCCCACCCATGCCAGCCGTCCCTTTGATCAAGACCGGGATGGCTTTGTCATGGGTGAAGGGGTCGGCATTCTGGTACTGGAGTCTCTAGAACACGCCCTTTCACGGGGTGCCCGCATCTATGGCGAAATCGTCGGCTATGGGATGACTTGTGATGCTTACCACATGACCTCCCCGGTACCTGGTGGTGAAGGAGCCGCCAGAGCCATTTCTCTGGCCTTGAAGGATGCCAATATCACTCCAGAGCAGGTGAGTTACATTAATGCTCATGGCACCAGTACCCCCGCCAACGACTCTACCGAAACCGCTGCAATTAAGAAAGCGTTGGGTCAACACGCCTATCAAGTCGCCATTAGTTCAACCAAGTCGATGACGGGCCACCTGTTAGGCGGGTCGGGCGGCATTGAAGCCGTGGCAACCGTGATGGCGATCGCGAACGATCGCGTCCCGCCCACGATTAATTTGCAGAATCCTGACCCTGATTGCGATCTGGATTACGTGCCCAATACCAGCCGTGAGCAAACCGTGACCGTGGCACTGTCCAATTCCTTTGGGTTTGGCGGTCACAACGTCACCTTGGTATTCAAGAAGTTCGTTGAATAG
- the psaC gene encoding photosystem I iron-sulfur center protein PsaC, with protein MSHTVKIYDTCIGCTQCVRACPTDVLEMVPWDGCKAAQIASSPRTEDCVGCKRCETACPTDFLSIRVYLGAETTRSMGLAY; from the coding sequence ATGTCTCATACCGTCAAAATTTATGACACCTGCATTGGTTGCACCCAGTGCGTCCGGGCTTGCCCCACTGACGTTCTAGAGATGGTTCCCTGGGACGGATGCAAAGCAGCTCAAATTGCTTCTTCTCCTAGAACAGAAGATTGTGTAGGTTGCAAACGTTGCGAAACGGCTTGCCCTACCGACTTCTTAAGCATTCGTGTTTATCTGGGAGCAGAAACAACCCGCAGTATGGGGTTGGCTTATTAG
- a CDS encoding DNA double-strand break repair nuclease NurA — protein sequence MPLKPSQILALLKAKRSHFQTFDQTALQALQKYRAALAAASQDSEKPLLEQLSSFNPDDRGAEPLEPLGDYPNWVIRSGLVWQSREESYQWVRDRLTGISTFAVDGSQIYPGKDLSIPVALVQIGWFENLHRTDGHYEKDIDLDVMTPTDLQVNSSADPVDRRVNMRRFEMETERLIQYMDDRSGCNNCLAFLDGSLVATFAEAFDEETRRFYVNCIVELLQASKQYRVPLVGYIDTTYARDLTIMLQRLFTLPEAPSIHDAPLLGKLMHWGDRTPLFRCRRSGILKSYPPSISDQIGFTYLKAHEGYPVRLEVPLWVYEANLLETVLDWVRGEIIIGGGYPYVIETADQTAVLKAEDRQMFFRLLQDWADSEDLNLRLSRKMVSKVRRR from the coding sequence ATGCCCCTCAAACCCTCCCAAATCCTCGCGCTACTGAAGGCCAAACGATCGCACTTTCAAACCTTCGATCAGACGGCTTTACAAGCTTTACAGAAATATCGGGCCGCCCTGGCAGCAGCCTCTCAGGACTCTGAAAAGCCTCTGCTGGAGCAACTGAGCAGCTTTAATCCCGACGATCGCGGAGCAGAACCACTAGAACCTCTAGGAGATTATCCCAATTGGGTGATTCGGTCTGGATTAGTGTGGCAGAGTCGGGAAGAGAGCTATCAGTGGGTGCGCGATCGCCTCACAGGAATTTCCACCTTTGCCGTTGATGGCTCCCAAATTTATCCGGGTAAGGATTTGTCGATTCCTGTGGCACTGGTGCAAATTGGTTGGTTTGAAAACCTGCACCGCACAGATGGCCACTACGAAAAGGACATTGACCTGGATGTGATGACCCCAACCGATTTGCAGGTGAATAGCAGTGCTGATCCCGTTGATCGGCGGGTGAATATGCGCCGCTTTGAGATGGAAACTGAACGGCTGATCCAGTACATGGACGATCGCTCTGGGTGTAACAATTGTCTGGCCTTTCTGGATGGCTCCCTGGTTGCTACATTTGCCGAAGCTTTTGATGAAGAAACCCGTCGCTTTTACGTCAACTGCATTGTGGAGTTGTTGCAGGCCAGTAAGCAGTACCGCGTCCCCCTGGTGGGTTACATCGATACTACCTATGCCCGTGATTTAACGATCATGTTGCAACGGTTGTTTACCTTGCCTGAAGCGCCCTCTATTCATGACGCTCCATTACTGGGAAAGCTGATGCACTGGGGCGATCGCACACCTTTATTTCGTTGTCGGCGATCGGGCATTCTCAAAAGTTACCCTCCCAGCATTTCTGACCAGATTGGCTTTACTTACTTGAAAGCTCATGAAGGTTATCCGGTACGTCTGGAAGTGCCTCTCTGGGTGTACGAAGCCAATTTACTGGAAACGGTACTGGATTGGGTACGCGGCGAAATTATTATTGGCGGTGGCTATCCTTACGTGATTGAAACGGCGGATCAGACAGCGGTGTTAAAAGCTGAGGATCGTCAGATGTTTTTCCGGCTTCTACAAGATTGGGCCGACTCGGAAGACTTGAATCTGCGTCTCTCCCGCAAAATGGTTAGTAAAGTCCGCCGCCGCTAG
- the acpP gene encoding acyl carrier protein has product MSESEIFEKVQKIVAEQLGVDVSEVTPQASFANDLGADSLDTVELVMALEEEFDIEIPDEAAEEIATVQAAVDYISNKVAASA; this is encoded by the coding sequence ATGAGCGAATCAGAAATTTTTGAGAAGGTTCAGAAGATCGTAGCTGAACAATTAGGAGTCGATGTTAGTGAGGTGACTCCTCAAGCCAGCTTTGCCAATGACCTGGGGGCTGACTCCCTGGATACAGTTGAACTTGTAATGGCGCTCGAAGAGGAGTTTGACATTGAAATTCCCGACGAAGCAGCAGAAGAAATCGCTACTGTTCAAGCGGCTGTTGACTACATCAGCAACAAGGTCGCAGCTTCCGCTTAG
- a CDS encoding Nif11-like leader peptide family natural product precursor: MATATVLKFMQKTAEDETLRQQLEALLGVGDGNISTEAELDPAESAALKGERAPVVADFAAKNGYPFSVDELIKVVDAFQKHQSGEITDKDFADLIGFSLTEKDGSGGVLGVSKVKRWFLKTYLGLE; the protein is encoded by the coding sequence ATGGCAACTGCAACCGTTTTGAAATTCATGCAGAAGACCGCTGAAGATGAGACTTTACGCCAGCAGTTGGAAGCGTTGCTGGGGGTCGGAGATGGCAATATCAGTACTGAAGCCGAATTAGATCCAGCGGAATCGGCAGCGCTTAAAGGAGAACGAGCACCTGTTGTCGCCGATTTTGCGGCTAAGAATGGCTATCCATTTTCAGTGGATGAACTCATCAAGGTGGTTGATGCGTTCCAGAAGCACCAATCTGGTGAGATCACCGATAAGGATTTCGCAGACCTGATCGGCTTTTCCCTGACCGAAAAAGATGGGAGCGGTGGAGTCTTGGGAGTTTCTAAGGTAAAGAGGTGGTTTCTGAAGACCTACCTGGGCCTTGAATAA
- a CDS encoding M20 family metallopeptidase, whose product MLSQIKDLAANLAPRLIEIRRHLHSHPELSGQEYQTAAYVAGVLSSCGLQVKEGIGKVGVVGELRGQGTDSRLLAIRTDMDALPIQERSGLDFASRQAGVMHACGHDVHSTVGLGTAMVLSQLPEALPGNVRFLFQSAEEIAQGANWMVQDGVMEGVSGILSVHVFPSIPAGVVGIRYGALTAAADDLEIVIMGESGHGARPHEAIDAVWIAAQVITTLQQAISRTQNPLHPLVLTIGQIQGGRAPNVIADQVRLLGTVRSLYPDTSESLPEWIENIVAGVCHSFGARYEFKYRRGVPSVQNDVTLTQLLELAARESWGDSGVQIIQEPSLGAEDFSVYLQYAPGSMFRLGVGYRDRPNPPLHHPQFEVDESAIVTGVVTLAYAACKYWHHSLPLLNPGI is encoded by the coding sequence ATGTTGAGTCAAATCAAAGACCTTGCGGCTAACCTTGCTCCTCGCCTGATTGAGATTCGTCGTCACTTGCACAGTCACCCAGAACTGAGTGGCCAGGAATATCAGACAGCCGCTTATGTAGCGGGCGTACTCTCCTCCTGTGGCTTACAGGTTAAAGAAGGAATTGGCAAGGTGGGAGTAGTAGGGGAACTGCGAGGACAGGGAACTGATTCCAGGCTACTGGCCATTCGCACCGATATGGATGCCCTACCGATTCAGGAACGGTCTGGATTAGACTTTGCCTCACGGCAAGCTGGAGTGATGCACGCCTGTGGTCATGATGTTCACAGCACGGTGGGATTGGGCACGGCCATGGTTTTGTCCCAGCTACCGGAAGCCCTCCCCGGAAATGTGCGATTTCTGTTTCAGTCGGCAGAGGAAATTGCCCAGGGGGCTAACTGGATGGTACAGGACGGCGTGATGGAGGGGGTATCTGGAATTCTGTCAGTGCATGTGTTTCCGTCAATTCCAGCAGGAGTGGTAGGCATCCGATATGGGGCGTTGACGGCAGCGGCAGATGATCTGGAAATTGTCATTATGGGGGAGTCGGGGCATGGCGCTCGGCCCCACGAGGCGATCGATGCTGTGTGGATCGCGGCTCAAGTCATCACCACCCTGCAACAGGCAATCAGCCGCACCCAAAATCCCTTACATCCTCTGGTACTGACGATCGGGCAAATTCAAGGCGGACGGGCACCCAACGTAATTGCCGATCAGGTGCGGTTATTAGGAACGGTGCGATCGCTGTATCCCGACACCAGCGAGTCTCTCCCGGAATGGATTGAAAACATTGTGGCTGGGGTATGTCACTCCTTTGGTGCCCGGTATGAATTCAAATATCGGCGCGGTGTACCTTCCGTTCAGAACGATGTCACCCTGACCCAACTTCTAGAATTGGCAGCCAGAGAATCCTGGGGAGACAGTGGCGTGCAAATTATTCAGGAACCCTCCTTAGGTGCAGAGGACTTTTCCGTCTACCTGCAATATGCACCCGGCAGTATGTTTCGGTTAGGAGTGGGGTATCGAGATCGGCCCAATCCGCCCCTGCATCATCCTCAGTTTGAAGTGGATGAATCCGCGATCGTGACTGGGGTAGTCACTCTTGCTTATGCTGCCTGTAAATACTGGCATCATTCGTTACCACTACTCAATCCGGGTATCTGA
- a CDS encoding PAS domain S-box protein, translating to MANGKQTETALHGGNPEGSDYASRRFRLLIENSTDIIVILDQNGVFQYCSPSAERVLGYRLEDVEGRPAAELVHPDDIHLILQVLHNAIQAPRLSQPKIEYRVRHLNGSWRFFEAVATSFSNSKFRF from the coding sequence ATGGCAAATGGTAAGCAGACCGAAACAGCATTACACGGGGGCAATCCTGAAGGGTCTGACTATGCCTCCCGTAGATTTCGCTTATTGATTGAAAACTCCACCGATATTATTGTGATTCTGGATCAGAATGGGGTTTTCCAGTACTGTAGCCCTTCTGCTGAACGAGTCCTGGGCTACCGCCTGGAGGATGTCGAAGGGCGACCCGCCGCAGAACTCGTCCATCCAGATGACATTCATCTCATTCTGCAGGTTCTGCACAACGCCATTCAAGCTCCTCGCCTTAGCCAGCCCAAAATTGAATATCGGGTGCGGCATCTTAACGGCTCCTGGCGTTTTTTTGAAGCGGTGGCGACCAGTTTCAGCAATTCCAAATTCAGATTTTGA
- a CDS encoding bestrophin family protein — translation MFTERKHWFRMALQLKGSVIPSILGRTLLCGVFGVFVSLLLHIRVPVALPILASLIPNIVLGLLLVFRTNTAYERFWEGRKIWGTLVNTSRNLARQIWIMIPARSLEGRDQKAMVLHLLVAFAVATKLHLRQERINEELEALMPADQFQKLQGMHHPPLKIAFWIGDYLQQQYERRLLDSYQLMSLQNLLNTLVDCVGGCERILKTPMPLAYAIHLKQLLLLYCLSLPFQVVGTLGWWTGPIVMLISFTLFGIEEIGIEIENPFGHDPNDLPLDTICDTMLLNINDLMTLPPCTEIL, via the coding sequence ATGTTTACAGAACGCAAACACTGGTTTCGCATGGCACTGCAGCTAAAAGGCTCTGTGATTCCTTCTATTTTGGGGCGTACCCTGCTGTGTGGTGTGTTTGGGGTGTTCGTTTCACTTCTGCTTCATATTCGGGTTCCCGTTGCTCTGCCGATTCTGGCCAGCCTGATTCCTAATATTGTGTTGGGATTGTTGCTGGTATTTCGCACCAACACAGCCTATGAGCGGTTTTGGGAAGGTCGCAAAATTTGGGGAACGTTAGTCAACACCTCTCGTAATCTGGCCCGACAAATCTGGATTATGATTCCGGCTCGATCGCTGGAAGGCCGTGATCAGAAGGCTATGGTATTGCACCTGTTAGTCGCCTTTGCCGTCGCCACGAAGTTGCATTTAAGGCAGGAGCGGATTAATGAGGAGTTGGAAGCCCTGATGCCTGCAGACCAATTTCAGAAATTGCAGGGAATGCATCATCCGCCTCTCAAGATTGCCTTTTGGATTGGCGATTATTTGCAGCAACAGTATGAGCGGAGGTTATTAGATAGTTATCAACTGATGTCTCTGCAAAATCTGTTAAACACTCTGGTGGATTGTGTTGGTGGTTGTGAACGAATTCTCAAAACTCCAATGCCTTTAGCCTATGCTATTCACCTGAAGCAGTTGTTGCTGTTGTATTGTCTGTCACTTCCGTTTCAGGTTGTTGGCACTTTGGGCTGGTGGACAGGCCCGATCGTGATGCTGATTAGCTTTACGTTGTTTGGCATTGAAGAAATTGGGATTGAGATTGAAAATCCCTTTGGTCACGATCCCAACGACCTGCCGTTGGATACGATTTGTGACACCATGCTTCTCAATATTAATGACTTAATGACCCTGCCTCCCTGCACAGAAATTCTTTAG